A single region of the Dunckerocampus dactyliophorus isolate RoL2022-P2 chromosome 3, RoL_Ddac_1.1, whole genome shotgun sequence genome encodes:
- the LOC129179156 gene encoding zinc finger protein OZF-like: MAATLGVASVYVYGLRGFKVRRDDFIRTRINDFSEEYIPPKQQKWSFKMEQHEPQHLHIKKEERGPHLPRFKDEMEEEPQPPHVKEEEEDHSISQEGEQLDGLEEFRVIVVPVKSEDDEDKGESEEKREVEPPSSSSTQHMTTEADGDHCGGSQADNLLAPLSDSDDTTSHSPDTDDEDSKADMTCHTDNTHFKCSQCDKTLKNRRNLNVHMRSHTGEKPFLCSVCGKSFSQKQYLTEHTRKHTGEKPYSCSICGVAFARNNDLKVHMRRHTGEKPFTCSTCGNKFSRKAILKIHTMTHTREKPYACLICKKSFSIRAALVRHTRTHTDNLCSQCDKTFRFKSQLNTHMMIHTGQKPFVCSICGKIFSLKSNLKLHTRTHTGEQPFACSICGKRFSLKSNLNLHTRCHTGEKPFTCSVCSKRFSKKSNLEVHTRTHTGEKPFTCSVCGTGFARNDDLKTHMRKHTGEKPFSCSVCGIGFARKGELTVHMRRHTGEKVFSCSVCDERFSYKYQINNHKCAGENSSRK; this comes from the coding sequence ACTTCAGTGAAGAATATATCCCCCCTAAGCAGCAGAAGTGGAGCTTCAAGATGGAGCAGCATGAGCCACAGCACCTCcacattaaaaaggaagagAGAGGGCCTCACCTCCCACGCTTTAAAGACGAAatggaggaggagccacagcccccacacgttaaagaggaagaggaggatcacagcatcagtcaggaagGAGAGCAACTTGATGGATTGGAGGAGTTCCGAGTGATTGTTGtccctgtgaagagtgaagatgatgaagacaaaggtgaaagtgaggagaagagagaggtggagcctccaagcagcagctcaactcaacacatgacaacagaagctgatggagaccactgtggaggatcacaagcagacaacctcttagctccactatcagatagtgacgacacaacgtcacactctcctgacactgatgatgaagactctaaagctgatatgacatgtcacactgacaacacacactttaaatgctctcaatgtgacaaaactttaaaaaaccGTCGTAATCTGAACGTACACATGAGAagtcacacaggagagaaaccattcttgtgctcagtttgtggtaaatcATTCTCTCAGAAGCAATATTTGACAGAACATACAAGaaaacacactggagagaaaccatattcctgttcaatatgtggtgtagcttttgCCCGAAATAATGATTTGAAAGtacacatgagaagacacactggtgagaaaccttttacctgttcaACCTGTGGTAACAAATTCTCTAGAAAGGCAATtttgaaaatacacacaatgaCACACACTAGGGAAAAACCATATGCCTGTTTAATCTGTAAGAAAAGCTTTTCTATTCGAGCAGCACTTGTaagacacacaagaacacacacagacaacctCTGCTCTCAGTGTGACAAAACCTTTCGCTTTAAGTCACAGTTAAATACCCACATGATGATCCACACTGGACAAAAACCTTTTGTCTGTTCAATCTGTGGTAAAATATTCTCTCTGAAGTCAAATTTGAAGTTACACACAAGAACTCACACAGGAGAACAACCTTTTGCATGTTCAATCtgcggtaaaagattctctctgAAGTCAAACTTGAATTTACACACAAGATgtcacactggagagaaaccttttacttgttcaGTCTGCAGTAAAAGGTTCTCTAAGAAATCAAATTTGGAAGTACACACAAGGactcacactggagagaaaccttttacctgtTCGGTGTGTGGTACAGGTTTTGCACGAAATGATGATTTGAAGACTCACATGAGaaaacacactggagagaaacctttttcctgttcgGTGTGTGGTATAGGTTTTGCTCGAAAAGGTGAGTTGACAGtacacatgagaagacacactggagaaaaagtgttcagttgcagtgtgtgtgatgaaagattctcttataagtaccagattaacaatcacaagtgtgctggtgagaacagcagcagGAAATGA